TCCTCATCATGGAGGTTGCGTGTCCTCTCGTCCCTGGCAGCATATCTTTCCATTGCCTTTGCCAGTTCCTCTTCTACCTTCTCCATGTCAGTGATATATGTGGCCTCGATCTTCTCTATAAATGGCAGTTCATTCGTGAACAGCATCATGGTAGCCTTTGCAATATCTTCAAAGGAATTGAGACCTTTCGCGATGGAATCCTTGTTGATCCTGAGCCATACATCATACCGCTGGTTCAAGTGCATAACACCCTGGATGTAATTCTGGAAATCATGGTTGCGTCTTTCAACAATAGCTTCCAGGTCAGGTTCCACCAGTTCTCCTGCAATACGGTATATCATAGCCAGTGGATAACGCCCTCCTTCTTCCATATCAGAGATGTCAGGACCGATAAGCGTGAATTTACCATCCTCGATCTCATCTGTTTCCACTGCATTTACCAGTTCGAACCCTTTGGATTTCGGACCAGCCAGTTCAACATACATATCATCTTTACGGACCCTTTCACCTTCGAACATAGGGGATATTTCAAACGGGAATTCATCTGCCATTATAAAATCCTCACATTTTTTTATTATTGATCTTCCTTGCCAGTAATTCTCTGTAATTCGTTATAATTGTGCTACAACCACATCCAGTGCCTTGATAAAATCATCCGGTTTAAGGTTGCCGAATGATTGCCCGGCATTTGGATGATAGTGCCTGTCAATAGAGATTACCTTAATTTTTGTAAAATTCTTTAACGTGGACATCAACTGGCTGGCATAGTAGTACGTATGCCCGAGGAATATGGTTGTATCATATCCACCTTTGCCATCAAAACCCTTCCAGTCAGGGTCTTTCAGGTATGAGACCAGTGCATGCAGGTTGACGTAGGTGGCATCAATGCCTTCCTCTTTCAACCGCTTCAAGCTACTTCCCGTAGCAGCCACAGGTATGCCTTTTCCAGCCATGGTCCTGACAATTTCAATGACACCATCATCACCAGCCGCTGTCCCCACGATGAGCAGCGGACGCTTTGCCTTTGAAATAAACTTACCTGCCACCTCTGCTTTAACGGCTTTTGCCATCTTTGGTCCGGGAATATTAGCCTTGTCAAAGGGTACTGCATTTCTGGTGGTATCCAATTCCTTAGCTGCCATTATTCGACCGCCCCCTTGCACAGCCGGGGTACATTTGTGGGCTGGAAGGAAATGTCAACCTTCCTTGCAGGACCTTCAAGTATTTTTTTCCTGTCCCAGTCGATCTTCCAGCCATGTTCCTCTTCCAGTATCTTAAGCAGCTTCTCCCTCTTTGCCAGGGGCAGGTCAGCTTCACTTCTCACATAAATATGCCAGTCATCAGGCAGCACGTCCAGAGACTGTTCGCTCAGGTCGTTGTAATGGGTCAGCTTGAGCATGCGTCCCAGGTTATTGTCACCGGGCCTGAAGCAGAGTTTAGCCAGCAGGGGCATGAGCTCTGCTTTATTTTCTGCTGATATCAACAGATGTTCGGGTGCAGGTTCGACATTATGCACTGAACCGTTCCTGGCATCCAAGATGTTCCATTTATCCTTATCATAAGCCTTGCCCGGGTATGCCCGCCTGTATTTGGGTCCGTGGGGTCCCAATACTACAGGTATACCAAGACGGTTACAGCCTGTACCGATGGAAAGTGCCTTCTGTGTAGATCCACCCCATGCCAGGCCCACGGCTCCTATCCTGTTCATCACATAATCTGCGATCTCTTCAAAGTTGCCGGTAATATCACGCCTGGCAAATATGGCAGCTACCTTGATAGTAGTGGCTGTTATGTGGGCGTTTGAAACACATGAACCGGTATTTAGCAGGTTACCTTTGAGGAAACCCCCTCCGTATCGCTCATACAGGGTCTTACCCTCGTCATCTTTGAACATGCCAATATCCATGGCACTGCAGCCTGAAGTAACGACAATATAACTCCGCTGCAACATCTCCTCGGCAATTTCATATACATCGCGGCTACCGTCGGGATAGTTTGGGCAGCCAATGATAGCCACTACACCGGGTGTGGTCCCGAGTACAAGGTTGACACCCTCTTCCCTGATCTCAGGGTCTCCTACCTGGCCCCGGCCAGTCCTGAGCTTTCCTTTCTCTTCACGGATGACTTTCTGGGACGCTTTCTCTATCACATCCAGTACCGGAATGTTCTTAGGACATTCAACATCGCACCGTCCGCAGCCTATACATTTATCATGCAATTCCTCGAACAGTGTCAGGTTGCCTTCTACTGCAGCCTCCATTGCTTTATCAATTTCAAGTCCTTGTGGGCAGCCGATCACACATGCACCACACTGGGTGCAGCTTGAGGCCAGTTTTTTGAACTCATCATCACTGGGCAGGGCAGTAATACCTTTTTCCTTGCGTATCGGTGCCATCTTCATGACAAGTTTCGGGGCCAGTTCACCGACCTTATCATAGTCGAACAATAAGACACCGGGCTGGTCACCTGATGCAAGGTCACGGATAATGTCATCAATATCATCTTTGCTCCTGTCAGGCAGACCGTACATAACCTTATCATTGGTAGCAATGACCGGAATATGAAGTTTACTGGTTTCCCGCATCATATCGGCCCTGATACATTGTTCATCCACAATTATCAGGTCAGGGATGCCTGAGCGGATGTATTTAAGCTGTTTTGACAAAGACCCCACTACCTTTGCCTTGGGATTGACCCGGGTCATGTCATGTGCCGTGCAGCAAATGGCAGCTAATTCTATCTTGTCAAACAGGTCATGCTCATCCATATAGTCCATAATATATGTGACAGCAGCCACATTATGGCCTATACATAAAAGCACTGGTTTGGTGGAATCAATTATACCCATACCCACATCGACCAGTGGAGCATCGGCCTGGCTTTTTGGCATATCCAGGCAGGATATCTGGATAATATCAGATACTTCCATGCCAACATGGTCTACCATACCTGCATGCAGGGCTTTGGATTCAAAATCTATGGCACTCCCTTCCTGGCCAATATGGGTTGTAGCCAGCAGTTGTGTTATCTGCTCTTCCACATAGTCCAGTACAGGAACGAAATCACCAATGGTCTCCGGTTTAATACCCAATACAGTCTGGGTGACCGGTGCTTTTATGTCACTGGGCCCCACATCGATAGGATGGTCAGCTCCAAAACGCTTGATAAGATGGTTCAGCAAGTGTCTGCCGTGGCCCGCGTGGGCGGCTGCACCTGTCAAGGTCCTTAGCATGGCTTCGCGGGCCTGGTGGGCTTCCATGTTGATACCGCAAGCACCTTCCTTGTTGCCTGTCAGGTCACACTTGCCATAGGTACAGTAACAGCACAGATCGCAAATAGGCGAATAAACGGGTTCGTACCGCTTAAGCAGCCTCATATCCCAATCCCGCAGTTCATGTATATCGGGTGCAGGAGTTGGACCTTGTGGCTCTTCTTTTTCTTCATCAGAAGATGTTACCTTGTCTATGTTTATCTGGACGTTTTCCAGACCTTCTATGGTAAATTTGCCTTTTTTAATAACCATTGGGGGTATGCTCTCCTTTATTTGGTCAGGTATATTTACAATAAACCTTAAATATTCTAAAATTCAATTTCCCACTATAGTACTAAGTAAATATATTAATTTATTAAAAATCATTTATTATTTTTTTCTATTTGTTTTTTATATTCTATTATGTAGTAGAAAATATAATACATATGGGAATAGTTGATTATATTTTATCATTTGACCAAGGTTTGGCTCTAAATTTATTCAATATTATTAAACGCTTTCGCAATTCTACACTATTAATATATACTAAATATGATTATATTTTTACTAAAAGCATTCAAATATAATCACTTCAATCGAATGTGTTACATTCAGGAATAGATAATATGCTTGTAGCTGGTGTGGATGAGGCTGGAAAAGGACCTGTTTTAGGTCCTATGATAGTTGCAGGAATAGTAATTGAGGAGAGCAAGCTACCTGAACTTAAAAAACTTGGAGTAAAGGACTCAAAAGTCCTTTCCCCTATGCGAAGGAATTACCTTGCATCAAAGATAAGGGAGCTTGTTGATGACTATTACATCCTTGATGTAAGTGCCCGGCAGATCGACGAGTTCAGGAAGATAATGAACATGAACCAGATAATGGTAATATGCCACGCTAAAGTACTGGACCAGCTTGGCCCACAAAAGGCTTATCTGGATGCCTCTGATGTTAATGAAGAGCGATTTGGGGAGAATGTAAGTAAAAAACACAAGGCTTCCATTGAGATCATAGCAAAACATAAGGCAGATGACCTTTTTCCCATTGTATCGGCTGCTTCCATTCTTGCCAAAGTCAGAAGGGACAGGTGTGTGAGGGAGATTGAAAAAAAGATTGGTTTGCCGCTGGGCAGCGGATATCCGTCAGATCCGAAAACAAGAAAATTCATGGAAAAGTGGATAAAGGAACATGGAAGTCTTCCGGATATTGCCAGGCATTCATGGAAAACATCTGAGAACTTGCTCAAGAAAATGCGTTAATCGATGGAAATCAATACCACAAATATATAAGTAATAATAAACCATGATAAATGTGTCAAGTATTAATGAATCTTGGTGAGATGATAAATATGGCTGAGAAAACTTATGTTGAAGAACCTTGTGGATATTGTGGTGGTACCGGAGAATCAGAGGGTAAGACATGCATTGCCTGTAAAGGGAATAAGACTTTCATGGTAGCAGAACCTCCGGTACAATGCCAATTCTGTAAAGGCAGAGGTTATTTGATGATTGGAGCCCCTTGCAGAACCTGCAAAGGTACTGGTTGGATGGGGCGAAAGAAATAATAATAAATCGATTATAATGAATGTAGTATATTTATATATATATATATATAAATATACTAGTAGATATATTACAATAAATTCGAATTATAAGGGTAGGAAATGGAAGAGCTTACCTTTAATTTTTAATAGCTATCCAATCCTGCCATTTACTATTTTTCACAGATATAGAAATATGTCTCTCATTTACAAGACTTTATATTATTTACTGGGACTATTCAAAAAAACCGTAGAGAGCGCAGAAGCATGCAGAGAAAAACAATACACCTCTGCGGTGAATTTTTTTAGCCACGATCCATTTATCCAGAATAAATTAGAAAGCCACCTCATTTACTCATAAGTCGTGCATCCTTCACCTGGTATATACCCCTGTCCCCCTCCCACATAATCCCGGCGTCAAGTATCTCGATCCTTGACCTGTATAATGGAGCATCCAGTACAAGCGTTTCATACTCACCACCCTCACCGCAGATATGTATCCCATATCGCCGGTTAAGGTCGAGTAGCGCACCAATCGCAGTACTATCAATGGTCCTGCCCAGCCATTCTTTATCCAGGCCCATGGCAGACACATGCACTATCATAATATCCATGACCCGGACCATATCCCTTATCAACAGTTCCGGTTCAATGTGCCATAGTGGTGCCACCATCTCAATACCCAGTGTATTGCATATACGCCTGACACGGCTGGCCTGGTATTCGGATTCGATAGCCCCCACCACTACCCCTTCAACATCCAGATGCCCTAAAGCTATTTCCAGGTCTTCCAGTTCTTTCTCTTTTAAGCCCCGGGTGGTTCGTGTA
The window above is part of the ANME-2 cluster archaeon genome. Proteins encoded here:
- a CDS encoding ribonuclease HII — its product is MLVAGVDEAGKGPVLGPMIVAGIVIEESKLPELKKLGVKDSKVLSPMRRNYLASKIRELVDDYYILDVSARQIDEFRKIMNMNQIMVICHAKVLDQLGPQKAYLDASDVNEERFGENVSKKHKASIEIIAKHKADDLFPIVSAASILAKVRRDRCVREIEKKIGLPLGSGYPSDPKTRKFMEKWIKEHGSLPDIARHSWKTSENLLKKMR
- the cdhA gene encoding CO dehydrogenase/acetyl-CoA synthase complex subunit epsilon, encoding MVIKKGKFTIEGLENVQINIDKVTSSDEEKEEPQGPTPAPDIHELRDWDMRLLKRYEPVYSPICDLCCYCTYGKCDLTGNKEGACGINMEAHQAREAMLRTLTGAAAHAGHGRHLLNHLIKRFGADHPIDVGPSDIKAPVTQTVLGIKPETIGDFVPVLDYVEEQITQLLATTHIGQEGSAIDFESKALHAGMVDHVGMEVSDIIQISCLDMPKSQADAPLVDVGMGIIDSTKPVLLCIGHNVAAVTYIMDYMDEHDLFDKIELAAICCTAHDMTRVNPKAKVVGSLSKQLKYIRSGIPDLIIVDEQCIRADMMRETSKLHIPVIATNDKVMYGLPDRSKDDIDDIIRDLASGDQPGVLLFDYDKVGELAPKLVMKMAPIRKEKGITALPSDDEFKKLASSCTQCGACVIGCPQGLEIDKAMEAAVEGNLTLFEELHDKCIGCGRCDVECPKNIPVLDVIEKASQKVIREEKGKLRTGRGQVGDPEIREEGVNLVLGTTPGVVAIIGCPNYPDGSRDVYEIAEEMLQRSYIVVTSGCSAMDIGMFKDDEGKTLYERYGGGFLKGNLLNTGSCVSNAHITATTIKVAAIFARRDITGNFEEIADYVMNRIGAVGLAWGGSTQKALSIGTGCNRLGIPVVLGPHGPKYRRAYPGKAYDKDKWNILDARNGSVHNVEPAPEHLLISAENKAELMPLLAKLCFRPGDNNLGRMLKLTHYNDLSEQSLDVLPDDWHIYVRSEADLPLAKREKLLKILEEEHGWKIDWDRKKILEGPARKVDISFQPTNVPRLCKGAVE
- a CDS encoding TIGR00289 family protein — protein: MKLAALTSGGKDSIYAIQLAIREGHEITDLVTIEPDRDDSYMFHSANIHMVDLISRSAGIPLTTRTTRGLKEKELEDLEIALGHLDVEGVVVGAIESEYQASRVRRICNTLGIEMVAPLWHIEPELLIRDMVRVMDIMIVHVSAMGLDKEWLGRTIDSTAIGALLDLNRRYGIHICGEGGEYETLVLDAPLYRSRIEILDAGIMWEGDRGIYQVKDARLMSK
- the cdhB gene encoding CO dehydrogenase/acetyl-CoA synthase complex subunit epsilon; its protein translation is MAAKELDTTRNAVPFDKANIPGPKMAKAVKAEVAGKFISKAKRPLLIVGTAAGDDGVIEIVRTMAGKGIPVAATGSSLKRLKEEGIDATYVNLHALVSYLKDPDWKGFDGKGGYDTTIFLGHTYYYASQLMSTLKNFTKIKVISIDRHYHPNAGQSFGNLKPDDFIKALDVVVAQL